One stretch of Pseudanabaena sp. ABRG5-3 DNA includes these proteins:
- a CDS encoding Uma2 family endonuclease: MLARQTEITYSKYLAYEQTSPTKHEFVNGQIFAMAEEDENHNLIVGNLVGCIHPHLRVTGSRLSALAMKLTIASANNATYYPDVMVVCDRTDSDPYVKQKPCLLIEVLSPSTAMLDRREKLFNYQKLETLQEYVMVSQTEAKVELYRRDPEGWLVQSLSMGESLELQSIDLAIALADIYEDIEL, translated from the coding sequence ATGCTTGCTAGACAAACAGAAATAACCTACTCAAAATATCTCGCCTACGAACAAACTAGCCCCACTAAGCATGAATTTGTCAATGGGCAAATCTTTGCAATGGCTGAGGAAGATGAAAATCATAATTTGATTGTTGGCAATCTAGTTGGTTGTATTCATCCACATTTGCGCGTTACTGGTTCTCGGTTATCAGCCTTAGCGATGAAACTCACGATCGCCTCTGCAAATAACGCAACTTATTATCCTGACGTGATGGTAGTTTGCGATCGCACCGATAGCGATCCCTATGTCAAACAGAAACCTTGTCTCTTAATCGAAGTTCTATCACCTTCTACAGCCATGCTAGATCGGCGAGAAAAGCTTTTTAACTATCAGAAATTAGAAACTTTGCAAGAATATGTCATGGTTTCTCAAACCGAAGCAAAAGTAGAACTTTATCGCCGCGATCCTGAAGGTTGGTTAGTCCAATCCTTGAGTATGGGTGAAAGCCTAGAATTACAGTCGATTGACTTAGCGATTGCTCTTGCTGACATTTACGAGGATATTGAGTTATGA
- the cas2 gene encoding CRISPR-associated endonuclease Cas2, with product MFLVISYDIPEDKRRTKIHKILKSYGQWMQFSVFECELTDAQYAKLRSRLSKLIKPSEDSIRFYFLCGCCQPKIERIGGEQVRDDTIFFA from the coding sequence ATGTTCCTCGTCATTTCCTACGATATCCCCGAAGATAAACGCCGTACCAAAATCCATAAGATTCTCAAGTCCTATGGTCAATGGATGCAGTTTAGTGTGTTTGAGTGCGAACTGACTGATGCTCAATATGCCAAATTGCGATCGCGTTTGAGCAAGTTGATTAAGCCGAGTGAGGATAGTATTCGCTTTTACTTCCTTTGTGGTTGCTGTCAGCCTAAAATAGAGCGTATTGGCGGCGAACAGGTGCGCGACGACACAATTTTTTTCGCTTGA
- the cas4 gene encoding CRISPR-associated protein Cas4 has product MEPIPIASLNQYAYCPHRCWRMFCAGEFVENHYTIEGTDLHQRVHTVGENQRDETWQIRAIWLKSEQYGLIGKSDLVEEVDGNLYPIEYKRGHKGEWDNDAMQVVAQALCLEEMTGKSITKGYVYYAQTHQRQEVEITDELRDEAITTISEILQMMETGKMPPAIYGNRCKGCSLFTQCVPMAKEKVSKYKEGA; this is encoded by the coding sequence ATGGAACCAATTCCTATCGCATCTCTCAATCAATACGCCTATTGCCCTCATCGTTGTTGGCGAATGTTTTGTGCGGGAGAATTTGTCGAGAATCATTACACCATTGAGGGGACAGATTTACATCAACGAGTACATACGGTTGGTGAAAATCAACGAGACGAGACATGGCAAATCAGGGCGATCTGGCTGAAGTCGGAGCAATATGGCTTGATTGGCAAATCCGATTTAGTTGAAGAAGTTGATGGCAATCTCTATCCCATTGAATACAAACGGGGGCATAAAGGGGAATGGGATAACGACGCGATGCAAGTTGTGGCTCAAGCGCTCTGTTTAGAAGAGATGACGGGAAAAAGCATTACTAAGGGCTATGTTTATTATGCTCAAACACACCAAAGGCAAGAGGTTGAGATTACGGATGAGTTACGAGATGAGGCGATCACCACAATCTCTGAAATCTTACAAATGATGGAAACTGGCAAGATGCCTCCTGCAATCTATGGCAATCGCTGTAAGGGTTGCAGTCTGTTTACTCAGTGTGTACCGATGGCAAAGGAAAAGGTTAGTAAATATAAGGAAGGAGCCTAA
- the cas1d gene encoding type I-D CRISPR-associated endonuclease Cas1d: MGTVYVSQDDSFIGKTDERLTVKAEKKQILDVPLIKIDGLVILGRATISPAAVMELLERKIPMSFMTGSGRFLGRLEPELTKNIFVRRSQWDAAGETPKAIHMVQAFVRGKLKNYRASLMRHLRDYPDNDLQKAIDDIERAIDSLATIKAIASLRGVEGHGSAVYWQAFPKLIRADGFSFTTRNRRPPIDPVNAMLSFGYSLLRHDVQGALNIVGFDPYLGYLHTERYGRPSLALDLMEEFRPLIVDAIVLSAINRKAIAPKDFTAEPLSKAITLSNDARKVFLTLYEQKKQSKFKHPVMGRQCTYQESFELQARLLAKYLMDETDKYPPLVLK, encoded by the coding sequence ATGGGAACGGTTTATGTAAGTCAGGATGATTCGTTTATTGGCAAGACCGATGAACGCTTAACGGTGAAGGCAGAGAAGAAACAAATCCTAGATGTGCCACTGATCAAAATTGATGGATTGGTAATCCTCGGTCGTGCCACGATTTCACCTGCGGCAGTGATGGAACTGTTAGAGCGAAAAATCCCAATGTCCTTCATGACAGGTTCAGGACGATTTCTCGGACGTTTGGAACCTGAGTTAACTAAAAATATTTTCGTAAGGCGATCGCAATGGGATGCAGCAGGGGAAACTCCGAAGGCGATCCATATGGTGCAAGCCTTTGTGCGCGGCAAGTTAAAAAATTATCGAGCGTCACTAATGCGGCATCTGCGGGATTATCCCGATAATGATTTACAAAAGGCGATTGATGATATCGAACGGGCGATCGATTCGTTGGCAACCATTAAGGCGATCGCTAGTTTGCGTGGTGTGGAGGGGCATGGTAGCGCTGTCTATTGGCAAGCTTTCCCGAAATTAATTCGTGCCGATGGTTTTAGCTTCACCACCCGCAATCGCCGCCCACCTATCGATCCTGTGAATGCGATGTTAAGTTTTGGCTATTCCCTTTTGCGTCACGATGTTCAAGGGGCGCTAAATATTGTCGGTTTCGATCCCTATCTTGGCTATTTGCACACAGAGCGCTACGGTCGTCCCAGTCTTGCCCTCGACCTCATGGAAGAGTTTCGCCCCTTGATTGTCGATGCGATCGTTTTGTCGGCAATTAACCGCAAGGCGATCGCGCCCAAGGATTTTACTGCTGAACCACTGAGCAAGGCGATCACTCTATCTAACGATGCAAGAAAAGTATTCTTAACGCTTTACGAACAGAAGAAACAGTCAAAGTTTAAGCATCCTGTCATGGGTCGTCAATGTACTTATCAAGAGTCATTTGAGCTTCAGGCAAGGCTTTTAGCTAAGTATTTGATGGATGAGACTGATAAGTATCCACCGTTGGTTTTGAAATAG
- the cas6 gene encoding CRISPR-associated endoribonuclease Cas6 produces the protein MPHSLVVNFMPKTPIYPEYLTGRHIHALFLTLVSSVDQELGDRLHGEKANKGFSLSPIQLAVSDWRLAVSADNNKPKLKKANSQPLKAKSLSWHYQEILPSTSCWWRISLLDEVLFSKLTGLWLNLNPDRAFHLGSADLYITSILGTPQSSQPWANFATYQQIYDRSSETERNITFHLATPTAFRQGKYDSPLPTRDNVFKSLCDRWNTYSEIPINPEIIEYIFPSRFEIKTEVVKNYDTHSFIGCVGEIGYRILGDASPEIIKQINALADFAMFSGIGRKTTMGMGMVRRV, from the coding sequence ATGCCTCACAGTTTAGTTGTTAATTTTATGCCCAAAACACCAATTTATCCTGAATACCTAACAGGGCGGCATATTCACGCACTTTTTTTGACCTTAGTTAGTTCCGTTGATCAAGAATTAGGCGATCGCCTGCATGGTGAAAAAGCAAATAAAGGATTTAGTCTGAGTCCGATTCAATTGGCAGTTAGCGATTGGCGATTAGCTGTTAGCGCTGACAATAACAAACCCAAGCTAAAGAAAGCTAACAGCCAACCGCTAAAAGCTAAAAGCCTCTCTTGGCATTATCAAGAAATCCTCCCCTCAACCTCCTGCTGGTGGCGCATCTCTCTGTTAGATGAAGTTCTCTTTAGCAAACTCACAGGACTTTGGCTCAATCTCAATCCCGATCGCGCTTTTCATCTTGGTTCTGCTGACCTCTATATCACCAGTATTCTCGGCACACCACAATCGAGCCAACCTTGGGCAAACTTCGCCACCTATCAACAAATCTACGATCGCTCCTCTGAAACCGAACGCAACATTACCTTTCACCTCGCCACTCCCACCGCCTTCCGTCAAGGTAAATACGATTCGCCATTACCCACTCGCGACAATGTGTTCAAGAGTCTATGCGATCGCTGGAATACTTACAGCGAAATCCCAATTAATCCCGAAATCATCGAATATATCTTTCCTAGCCGTTTTGAGATTAAAACAGAAGTAGTCAAGAACTATGACACCCATAGTTTTATTGGATGTGTCGGTGAAATTGGCTATCGGATTCTCGGTGATGCTTCACCAGAGATCATCAAACAAATTAATGCGCTTGCTGATTTTGCGATGTTTTCGGGAATTGGCAGGAAGACGACGATGGGGATGGGGATGGTTAGAAGAGTATAA